One Methanohalophilus mahii DSM 5219 genomic window carries:
- a CDS encoding response regulator transcription factor, with product MSCFGKNVLVVDDEAHLREILQSLLELNGLSTSCASSGEECLLMLESSLPDLVLLDVMMPGMDGWEVFHRIKEKYEHLPVVLLTVRNHDFDKMMGLDILKVEGYITKPFDNDELIKSVCSLLD from the coding sequence ATGAGTTGTTTTGGGAAAAATGTACTTGTAGTGGATGACGAAGCGCATTTGCGTGAAATTCTTCAAAGTTTGTTGGAATTGAATGGTCTGTCCACATCGTGTGCTTCCAGTGGAGAAGAATGTCTTTTGATGCTTGAATCTTCCCTGCCGGACCTTGTCCTTCTTGATGTTATGATGCCGGGTATGGATGGGTGGGAAGTTTTCCACCGTATTAAGGAAAAGTACGAACATTTGCCGGTTGTCCTTCTGACTGTCAGGAACCATGATTTTGACAAGATGATGGGATTGGATATTCTCAAAGTTGAGGGTTATATTACCAAACCTTTTGACAATGATGAACTCATAAAAAGTGTTTGTAGTCTTCTGGATTAA
- a CDS encoding Hsp20/alpha crystallin family protein, which yields MADKKKGNNPSGSDDSFSDITDMIEQMLQRFGVGIEEFSDEPFIYGFSITQRANEDPEIREFGNIPSDYNDFEEEIDPLDGPLSIDEKKPLVDVLEMDGKVYVTAEISGMSRDDISVCATDQYLEIDASNKYYTYSETLEMPLKVDPNSAKATFKNGVLEVIFSVMEETAKVDIKIN from the coding sequence ATGGCAGATAAAAAGAAAGGAAACAATCCGTCTGGAAGTGATGATTCTTTCAGTGATATTACTGATATGATCGAACAGATGTTACAGAGATTCGGAGTAGGTATAGAAGAATTCTCTGATGAACCTTTCATTTATGGTTTTTCTATTACACAACGTGCCAATGAAGATCCTGAAATCAGGGAATTCGGTAACATTCCTTCTGATTATAATGATTTCGAAGAAGAAATTGATCCTTTAGATGGCCCCCTATCCATAGATGAGAAAAAACCTCTGGTAGATGTTCTTGAAATGGATGGAAAAGTGTATGTTACCGCCGAAATTTCGGGTATGTCCAGAGATGATATTTCAGTCTGTGCAACAGACCAGTATCTGGAGATCGATGCTTCCAATAAATATTATACATATTCCGAAACTCTCGAAATGCCACTAAAAGTAGATCCGAATAGTGCAAAAGCAACTTTCAAAAATGGTGTTCTCGAGGTAATATTTTCTGTTATGGAAGAAACCGCGAAAGTAGATATTAAAATTAATTGA
- a CDS encoding helix-turn-helix transcriptional regulator encodes MGVSIIELVCRSEKRKNLLVYLKDGPQNLAAIKKALDVTSTGVLPQIKLLKDNGILVQKDDEYELSIFGNIVVQKILPIFKLTNTLEKNPEYWFSRDISALPMQFMERLGDLGDSEVIEPDINSLFDPPQELIDHLLVSRYVTAITSYFHPYYVKHFVELAKKGVKMDLIFTNDVYERIVEDYGEEAKIFFGMDNTKIYIHKGDLPVVSMVCADGFFLVSFLNKKGIYDHNKLISTSEEAVIWGYDLFEYCCLDSRKKT; translated from the coding sequence ATGGGTGTATCTATAATCGAGCTCGTATGTCGCTCGGAAAAACGGAAAAACTTGCTTGTCTATCTAAAAGATGGCCCTCAGAATCTGGCCGCTATCAAAAAGGCTCTTGATGTCACATCAACCGGTGTGCTTCCTCAGATAAAGCTTCTTAAGGATAATGGCATTCTTGTGCAGAAAGATGATGAATATGAACTGTCTATTTTTGGTAATATTGTAGTGCAGAAAATATTGCCGATTTTTAAACTGACTAATACACTTGAAAAGAATCCTGAATACTGGTTTTCCAGGGATATTTCGGCTCTCCCAATGCAATTTATGGAAAGGCTGGGTGACCTGGGCGATTCAGAGGTCATTGAACCGGATATCAACTCTCTTTTTGATCCGCCTCAGGAATTAATAGACCATCTGCTTGTAAGTCGGTATGTTACAGCCATTACTTCTTATTTCCATCCTTATTATGTTAAACATTTTGTGGAATTGGCTAAAAAAGGAGTGAAGATGGACTTGATTTTTACCAATGATGTCTATGAACGCATTGTTGAAGATTATGGGGAAGAAGCAAAAATTTTCTTCGGAATGGATAACACCAAAATATATATCCACAAGGGCGATTTGCCGGTAGTTAGTATGGTCTGTGCGGACGGTTTTTTCCTGGTTTCCTTCCTTAACAAGAAGGGAATATATGATCACAATAAACTTATCAGTACCAGTGAAGAAGCTGTAATTTGGGGGTATGACCTGTTCGAATACTGTTGCCTTGATTCACGGAAAAAGACATGA
- a CDS encoding HD domain-containing protein — MNLRNYIATYCTDSKKKPTGVIVHSAYIGDELPEIPDRFFYMAEWSDVPSRRIWKSEPYQSVLIHENGQLIIHEHLRKANFRIHLLDLEEKYETSSRAGHFVLSVPEAFEFAYNAHRDTARRFSRTPYISHPMDVASILLKNSAPDVVVIAGLLHSIKKEPKIDMGEVENKFGETVLTFVRAVSELDQTDDPSLLSVDENMWKERNEACLKALEAVGRDVKLLFCADKLASIRDMMDGENIHGNIIWDHFIVGKESHKWYYGRLLRSFESQPHSIIDSPMYKQLKGCVEQFFSDT; from the coding sequence ATGAATCTGAGAAATTATATAGCCACTTATTGTACTGATTCTAAGAAAAAGCCAACAGGCGTCATAGTTCATAGTGCATATATAGGAGATGAACTTCCTGAAATACCGGATCGCTTTTTCTACATGGCTGAGTGGTCTGATGTGCCTTCCAGACGTATATGGAAAAGTGAACCGTACCAGTCAGTATTGATTCATGAAAATGGTCAACTCATCATACACGAACATCTCAGAAAAGCCAACTTCCGGATTCATCTGCTGGATCTGGAAGAGAAATACGAGACCTCCTCACGAGCAGGCCATTTCGTTCTTTCAGTACCCGAAGCTTTCGAATTTGCCTATAATGCACACAGGGATACGGCAAGACGATTTTCCAGGACGCCCTATATATCTCATCCAATGGATGTTGCCTCCATACTCTTAAAGAACAGTGCCCCCGATGTAGTTGTAATTGCCGGTCTGTTGCATTCGATCAAAAAAGAGCCTAAAATCGATATGGGTGAAGTGGAGAATAAGTTCGGTGAGACTGTTTTAACTTTTGTAAGGGCAGTATCTGAACTGGACCAAACTGATGATCCCTCCCTGTTATCTGTTGATGAAAATATGTGGAAGGAGCGCAATGAAGCCTGCCTGAAAGCACTTGAAGCTGTTGGAAGGGATGTCAAACTCTTATTCTGTGCAGATAAACTTGCCAGCATAAGGGATATGATGGACGGGGAAAATATTCACGGGAATATAATATGGGACCATTTTATAGTAGGAAAAGAATCTCATAAATGGTATTATGGCCGATTGCTACGGTCCTTTGAATCCCAACCCCATAGTATTATCGATAGTCCAATGTATAAACAATTGAAAGGATGTGTCGAACAGTTCTTCAGTGATACCTGA
- a CDS encoding adenosylcobinamide amidohydrolase yields MTRNELAVNSCDGDCEPLLETSAGEKIFRSGKDSVIVSLPKGRRIISNSWLNGGIRDDINVLINQRIGRHVGSEDDLEEGSVEGYLAHVVEQLGYSASNASALLTAASMENVAFVTHSFRGLEITTIATAGVEVNACSPADPASYYQENGRWETFGGTINLILLIDANLPSYALTRAWMTATEAKSAVLHQLMIPSRFSEELATGTGTDMMAIVSNDSASLKLTDAGPHSKLGELICKCIKQVLFKALDQQSGISAVSQRDMLVRLDRFGIDEKYFWKVSTSLEGDNKKGPFYDKLRNISRNPAMVALISSILHLVDEVRWGLIPENSAKKVAFSQMAQLNNILNLSVDVPYDYLLDPKESIIDNWVRVTCWIVKRNV; encoded by the coding sequence ATGACCAGAAATGAGTTGGCCGTAAATAGTTGTGACGGGGATTGTGAACCTCTTCTTGAAACATCTGCCGGTGAAAAAATTTTCAGATCGGGCAAAGATTCCGTTATAGTTTCACTACCAAAGGGCAGGAGAATAATTTCCAATTCCTGGCTCAATGGTGGTATCCGTGATGATATCAATGTCCTCATCAATCAGCGAATAGGAAGGCATGTTGGAAGTGAGGATGACCTGGAGGAAGGGAGTGTCGAAGGCTATCTCGCTCATGTGGTGGAGCAACTTGGCTATTCTGCATCAAATGCATCTGCATTGCTAACTGCTGCAAGTATGGAAAATGTTGCTTTTGTTACTCACTCTTTCCGTGGACTTGAAATAACAACAATTGCGACTGCAGGCGTTGAAGTAAATGCATGCAGTCCTGCAGACCCTGCTTCCTATTATCAGGAAAATGGTAGATGGGAAACTTTTGGCGGAACAATAAACCTAATTCTTCTAATAGATGCAAATTTGCCGTCATATGCTCTTACCAGGGCCTGGATGACAGCTACTGAAGCAAAATCAGCAGTTCTGCATCAATTAATGATTCCAAGCCGTTTTTCTGAGGAACTGGCTACCGGAACCGGGACTGATATGATGGCGATTGTATCCAACGATTCTGCCTCTCTGAAATTGACTGACGCAGGTCCCCATTCCAAACTTGGTGAGCTGATCTGTAAATGTATAAAACAAGTCCTTTTCAAAGCCCTGGATCAACAATCAGGTATATCAGCTGTTTCCCAGAGGGATATGCTTGTAAGGCTTGATAGGTTTGGAATTGATGAAAAATATTTCTGGAAAGTTTCGACATCCCTTGAGGGAGATAATAAAAAGGGTCCATTTTATGACAAGCTCAGGAATATTTCACGTAATCCTGCTATGGTTGCATTGATTTCTTCTATTCTCCATCTTGTCGATGAAGTAAGGTGGGGTTTGATCCCTGAAAACAGTGCAAAGAAAGTAGCTTTTTCCCAGATGGCTCAACTTAACAATATTTTGAATTTGAGTGTAGATGTCCCTTATGATTACTTGCTGGATCCAAAAGAATCAATAATTGATAACTGGGTAAGAGTTACTTGCTGGATTGTAAAAAGAAATGTTTAA
- the pyrF gene encoding orotidine-5'-phosphate decarboxylase, whose translation MERNTGLIVAMDVTRMDRAVEIASEVAECVDAIKVGYPLVLSEGLSVISRLADYAPVIADFKVADIPNTDELICEQVFKAGASGVIVHGFTGEDSLKACIDVSRLYGGDIYVVSEMSHPGGAKYFQPIADEIASMAYEFGATGIVAPATRPERVKHLRSIIGDELSIISPGVGAQGGKASDVIAAGANWIIVGRSIYNSEHPKETAMELVNGIGI comes from the coding sequence ATGGAAAGGAATACCGGCCTTATAGTTGCAATGGATGTTACGCGTATGGATCGTGCCGTCGAGATTGCCAGCGAAGTTGCTGAATGTGTGGATGCCATTAAGGTGGGCTATCCCCTGGTGCTTTCAGAAGGTTTGAGTGTAATATCAAGACTTGCCGACTATGCTCCTGTCATTGCTGACTTTAAGGTTGCTGACATTCCAAACACGGATGAACTTATCTGTGAGCAGGTGTTCAAGGCCGGTGCCAGTGGTGTAATAGTACATGGTTTTACAGGCGAGGATAGCCTGAAAGCCTGTATAGATGTGTCCCGACTTTATGGTGGGGATATCTATGTAGTCTCTGAAATGAGCCATCCCGGAGGTGCGAAGTATTTCCAGCCGATAGCCGATGAAATTGCTTCAATGGCGTATGAATTCGGTGCTACAGGTATTGTCGCACCGGCTACCCGGCCAGAAAGGGTAAAGCACCTGCGTTCTATAATAGGTGATGAGCTTTCTATTATTTCTCCGGGTGTAGGTGCACAGGGAGGTAAAGCCTCTGATGTGATCGCAGCAGGTGCGAACTGGATTATTGTGGGTCGAAGTATTTATAATTCAGAACACCCCAAAGAAACAGCCATGGAACTTGTTAACGGGATCGGTATTTAA